One Corvus moneduloides isolate bCorMon1 chromosome Z, bCorMon1.pri, whole genome shotgun sequence genomic window carries:
- the PELO gene encoding protein pelota homolog produces MKLVRKDLEKDNAGQVTLIPEEPEDMWHTYNLLQVGDSLRASTIRKVQTESSTGSVGSNRIRTTLTLCVETIDFDSQACQLRVKGTNIQENEYVKMGAYHTIELEPNRQFTLAKKQWDSVVLERIEQACDPAWSADVAAVVMQEGLAHVCLVTPSMTLTRAKVEVNIPRKRKGNCSQHDRALERFYEQVVQAIQRHINFEVVKCVLVASPGFVREQFCDYMFQQAVKTDNKLLLENRSKFLQVHSSSGHKYALKEALCDPAVTSRLSDTKAAGEVKALDDFYKMLQHEPDRAFYGLKHVEKANEAMAIDTLLISDELFRHQDVATRARYVKLVDSVRENMGTVRIFSSLHVSGEQLGQLTGVAAILRFPVAELSDQEDESSSEED; encoded by the exons ATGAAGCTGGTGAGGAAGGACCTGGAGAAGGATAATGCGGGGCAGGTGACGCTGATCCCCGAGGAGCCCGAGGACATGTGGCACACTTACAACCTGCTGCAGGTGGGTGACAGCCTCCGCGCCTCCACCATCCGCAAGGTGCAGACCGAGTCGTCCACGGGCAGCGTGGGCAGCAACCGCATCCGCACCACCCTCACCCTCTGCGTGGAGACCATCGACTTCGACTCGCAGGCCTGCCAGCTGCGGGTTAAGGGCACGAATATCCAAGAGAATGAGTATGTGAAGATGGGCGCCTACCACACCATCGAACTGGAGCCCAACCGGCAGTTCACCCTGGCAAAGAAGCAGTGGGACAGCGTGGTGCTGGAGCGCATCGAGCAGGCCTGCGACCCGGCCTGGAGCGCCGATGTGGCAGCCGTGGTCATGCAGGAAGGGTTGGCTCACGTCTGCCTGGTCACCCCGAGCATGACGCTTACTCGTGCCAAGGTGGAGGTGAACATCCCCCGCAAGCGGAAGGGGAACTGCAGTCAGCACGACCGGGCTCTGGAGAGGTTTTACGAGCAGGTGGTGCAAGCCATCCAGAGGCATATCAACTTTGAGGTGGTGAAGTGTGTACTGGTGGCTAGCCCAGGCTTCGTGCGGGAGCAGTTTTGTGACTACATGTTCCAGCAGGCAGTCAAGACTGACAACAAACTTCTGCTGGAGAACAGGTCCAAGTTCCTACAG GTCCACTCTTCCTCAGGACATAAATACGCACTGAAGGAAGCACTCTGCGACCCAGCTGTAACTAGCCGTCTTTCTGACACTAAGGCAGCTGGTGAGGTCAAAGCCTTAGATGACTTCTATAAAATGCTGCAGCACGAGCCTGACCGGGCTTTTTATGGGCTGAAACATGTGGAGAAGGCCAATGAAGCCATGGCCATTGATACCCTGCTGATCAGTGATGAGCTTTTTCGGCACCAGGATGTGGCTACACGTGCCCGATACGTTAAATTGGTAGATAGCGTACGGGAGAACATGGGCACAGTACGCATTTTCTCCAGCCTCCATGTgtctggagagcagctgggccAGCTGACAGGGGTGGCAGCCATCCTGCGCTTTCCTGTTGCTGAACTCTCTGACCAGGAAGATGAATCTAGCTCTGAAGAGGATTGA